From Pseudomonas sp. StFLB209, a single genomic window includes:
- a CDS encoding arylesterase, translating to MRAWLLNAALGSLLLLSQGAAAGTVLIVGDSISAAFGLDTRVGWVSLLQKRMQEQGFDSKVVNASISGDTSAGGLARLPALLAEHKPQLVVLELGGNDGLRGQLPAQLQQNLTSMVDQSQKAGAKVLLLGMRIPPNYGPRYTQAFEAAYVDLAREKQLPFVPFFLEGVGGVPALMQADGIHPAAAAQNTLLENVWPTLKPLL from the coding sequence ATGCGTGCGTGGTTATTGAATGCTGCTCTGGGGTCGTTGTTGCTGCTGTCACAGGGCGCAGCGGCGGGCACAGTGTTGATCGTTGGGGATAGTATCAGCGCGGCTTTCGGCCTGGATACCCGTGTGGGCTGGGTGAGTCTGTTGCAAAAACGCATGCAGGAGCAGGGTTTCGACAGCAAGGTGGTCAATGCGTCGATCAGTGGCGACACCAGCGCCGGCGGGCTCGCGCGGCTGCCTGCGCTGCTTGCAGAGCATAAACCGCAACTGGTGGTGCTTGAGTTGGGCGGTAACGATGGCCTGCGTGGACAACTGCCCGCGCAATTGCAACAAAACTTGACCAGCATGGTAGATCAGTCACAAAAGGCCGGTGCCAAGGTGCTGTTGCTGGGCATGCGGATCCCGCCTAACTACGGGCCGCGCTATACCCAGGCATTCGAAGCCGCCTATGTTGATCTGGCCAGGGAGAAACAGTTGCCGTTCGTGCCGTTTTTCCTTGAAGGCGTAGGCGGGGTGCCTGCGCTGATGCAGGCTGATGGCATCCACCCTGCCGCCGCGGCCCAGAACACGTTGCTGGAAAACGTCTGGCCGACCCTGAAACCCTTGCTTTGA
- a CDS encoding ABC transporter ATP-binding protein: MSESILSAQNLSKVVPSTEGDLTILHELSLELNKGDTLAIVGASGSGKSTLLGLLAGLDLPSAGSVVLSGRNLSQLDEDERARVRAEHVGFVFQSFQLLDSLNALENVMLPMELEGRKDAREQARTLLERVGLGKRLTHTPRQLSGGEQQRVAIARAFAADPDVLFADEPTGNLDSHTGERISDLLFELNKERNTTLVLVTHDERLAHRCRRLIRLEAGRQVAPLEP; this comes from the coding sequence ATGAGTGAAAGTATTCTCAGTGCCCAAAACCTCAGCAAAGTGGTCCCCAGCACCGAAGGTGACCTGACTATCCTGCACGAACTCTCCCTTGAACTGAACAAGGGTGACACCCTGGCCATTGTCGGCGCTTCGGGTTCAGGCAAATCCACCCTGCTCGGCCTGCTGGCCGGCCTTGACCTGCCAAGCGCCGGCAGCGTGGTTCTTTCGGGCCGCAATCTGAGCCAGCTGGACGAAGACGAACGCGCCAGGGTTCGCGCCGAGCACGTCGGTTTTGTCTTCCAGTCGTTTCAATTGCTCGACAGCCTCAATGCCCTGGAAAACGTCATGCTGCCGATGGAGCTCGAAGGCCGCAAGGACGCCCGCGAACAGGCCCGAACCCTGCTGGAGCGGGTCGGCCTTGGCAAGCGCCTGACCCATACCCCACGCCAACTGTCCGGCGGTGAGCAGCAACGGGTCGCCATTGCCCGGGCCTTTGCTGCCGACCCGGACGTGCTGTTTGCCGACGAGCCGACCGGCAACCTCGACAGCCACACCGGTGAACGGATCAGCGACCTGTTGTTCGAACTGAACAAGGAACGCAACACCACCCTGGTGCTGGTCACCCACGACGAGCGCCTGGCACACCGTTGCCGCCGCCTGATCCGTCTTGAAGCCGGGCGCCAGGTCGCCCCTCTGGAGCCTTAA
- a CDS encoding ABC transporter permease: MARMPLTRLFSLALRQLQRDARAGELRVLFFALMVAVAASTAIGYFGARLNAAMLLRATEFLGADLILEGSSPATDEQRAAGLQAGLKHGQIVIFSSVIATDDGIQLSSIKAVDDAYPLRGELKSAPDLYQADQASKGPAPGEAWAEARLLPAVNMKVGDTIDVGAKPLKLTRILTYEPDRAGNFYSLTPRVMINLQDLQATGVVQPGSRVTYREMWTGSPQSLAAYRQAIEPGLQPHQEIKDARDGSQQIGGALGKAERYLNMASLVAVLLAGVAVAMSAARFAARRFDASALLRCLGLSRREALLLFGMQLAVIGLAASASGALIGWLAQLGLFSLLHNLLPATVPPGGVIPALAGIGTGLVALAGFALPPLAALGRVPPLRVLRRDMLPVPASSWLVYGAAIVALGLIMWRLSLDLVLTFALLGGGILAAVVFGALLLIGLNSLRRLLAGAPLPWRLGLGQLLRHPLAAAGQSLAFGLILLAMGLIALLRGELLDTWQNQLPEDAPNYFVLNVLPADKDRFSQTLTGLSSHAAPLYPVVPGRLMTINSEPVGQFVTKDSRGENATRRDLNLTWAAAMPEGNSITAGRWWDSNAPAPAADAVPGVSVEAKLADSLNIKLGDRLGFNVGGLTRETVVTSLRDVNWDTFQPNFFIIFQPGTLTDLPTTYMTSFYVPSGHDRQIVELSRAFPSISILGVEALLAQVRSILDQVTLAVQFVLLFVLAAGVAVLFSGLQATLDERIRQGALLRALGAGRALLIKSRRIEFGLLGAASGLLAALGCELVSFALYRFAFDLQWAPHPWLLVLPLIGAVLVGGAGVYGTRRALNASPLSVLREG; this comes from the coding sequence ATGGCACGTATGCCCCTGACGCGTCTGTTCAGCCTTGCACTGCGCCAGTTACAGCGCGATGCCCGCGCCGGTGAACTGCGCGTACTGTTCTTTGCCCTGATGGTGGCGGTGGCCGCCAGTACCGCCATCGGTTACTTCGGCGCCCGGCTCAATGCTGCCATGCTGCTGCGCGCCACCGAGTTTCTTGGCGCCGACCTGATTCTGGAAGGCTCCAGCCCTGCCACTGACGAGCAGCGCGCTGCCGGCTTGCAGGCGGGACTCAAGCACGGCCAGATCGTGATTTTCTCCAGCGTGATCGCCACCGACGACGGCATTCAGCTGTCGAGCATCAAGGCCGTCGACGACGCCTACCCGTTGCGCGGCGAGCTGAAAAGCGCACCTGACCTCTACCAGGCCGACCAAGCCAGTAAAGGCCCCGCTCCCGGCGAGGCCTGGGCCGAAGCGCGGTTGCTGCCGGCAGTCAACATGAAAGTCGGCGATACCATTGATGTCGGGGCCAAGCCATTGAAGCTGACCCGCATCCTGACCTATGAACCGGACCGCGCCGGCAACTTCTACAGCCTCACCCCCCGCGTGATGATCAACCTGCAAGACCTGCAGGCCACCGGCGTGGTCCAGCCCGGCAGCCGGGTGACATACCGCGAGATGTGGACCGGCTCGCCCCAGTCGCTGGCCGCCTACCGCCAGGCCATCGAGCCGGGCCTGCAACCGCACCAGGAAATCAAGGACGCCCGCGACGGCAGCCAACAGATCGGCGGAGCCTTGGGCAAGGCTGAGCGCTATCTGAATATGGCCAGCCTGGTGGCGGTGTTGCTTGCTGGGGTCGCCGTGGCGATGTCGGCAGCGCGCTTTGCGGCCCGGCGTTTCGATGCCAGCGCCCTGTTGCGCTGCCTGGGCCTGTCACGCCGCGAAGCACTGCTGCTGTTTGGTATGCAACTGGCGGTCATCGGCCTGGCGGCCAGTGCCAGCGGCGCATTGATCGGCTGGCTGGCACAGCTGGGCCTGTTCAGCCTGCTGCATAACCTGCTGCCGGCCACCGTGCCACCCGGCGGAGTGATTCCGGCCCTGGCAGGGATCGGCACAGGCCTGGTGGCCCTTGCCGGCTTCGCCCTGCCGCCGCTGGCGGCACTGGGCCGGGTCCCGCCGCTGCGGGTCCTGCGCCGCGACATGCTGCCGGTACCGGCCAGTTCCTGGCTGGTCTATGGCGCGGCCATCGTCGCGCTGGGGCTGATCATGTGGCGCCTGAGCCTCGACTTGGTGCTGACCTTCGCATTGCTGGGTGGCGGTATTCTCGCTGCCGTGGTGTTCGGTGCTCTGCTGCTGATCGGCCTCAACAGCCTGCGCCGGCTGTTGGCCGGGGCGCCACTGCCCTGGCGCCTGGGCCTAGGCCAGTTGTTGCGCCACCCGCTGGCGGCCGCCGGACAGTCGCTGGCCTTCGGGTTGATTCTGTTGGCGATGGGCTTGATCGCCTTGTTGCGCGGTGAACTGCTCGACACCTGGCAGAATCAGTTGCCTGAAGATGCTCCGAACTACTTCGTCCTCAATGTCCTGCCTGCCGACAAGGATCGCTTCAGTCAGACCCTCACCGGCCTGTCGAGCCACGCAGCGCCCCTGTACCCAGTGGTGCCGGGACGCTTGATGACGATCAACAGCGAGCCGGTCGGCCAGTTCGTCACCAAAGACTCGCGGGGCGAAAACGCCACCCGCCGCGACCTGAACCTGACCTGGGCCGCTGCCATGCCCGAGGGCAACAGCATCACGGCCGGCCGCTGGTGGGACAGCAACGCCCCGGCACCGGCCGCCGATGCCGTGCCCGGTGTCTCGGTGGAAGCCAAGCTGGCCGACAGCCTGAACATCAAGCTTGGCGACCGCCTGGGTTTCAACGTCGGCGGCCTGACCCGCGAAACCGTGGTCACCAGTCTGCGCGATGTCAACTGGGACACCTTCCAGCCGAACTTCTTCATCATCTTCCAGCCCGGCACCCTCACCGACCTACCAACCACCTACATGACCAGTTTCTATGTGCCGTCGGGTCATGACCGGCAGATCGTCGAGCTGTCGCGCGCCTTCCCGTCAATCAGCATCCTCGGCGTCGAGGCACTGCTGGCACAGGTGCGCAGCATTCTCGATCAGGTGACCCTGGCCGTGCAGTTCGTCTTGCTGTTCGTGTTGGCGGCGGGCGTGGCGGTGCTGTTCTCCGGCTTGCAGGCGACCCTGGACGAACGCATTCGCCAAGGTGCATTGCTGCGCGCACTGGGCGCCGGCCGGGCCCTGCTGATCAAGTCACGACGCATCGAGTTCGGTCTGCTGGGCGCCGCCAGCGGCCTGCTGGCCGCGCTGGGCTGTGAACTGGTGAGCTTTGCCTTGTACCGCTTCGCCTTCGACCTGCAATGGGCACCGCACCCGTGGCTGCTGGTACTGCCGTTGATCGGTGCCGTGCTGGTCGGGGGCGCCGGAGTCTACGGCACGCGCCGGGCACTCAACGCCAGCCCGCTGAGCGTGTTGCGCGAGGGTTGA
- a CDS encoding DsbA family protein, producing the protein METAVWNADPLIWGHGPRTFEVFLEPTCPFSIRALNKLDDFLAEAGEDRVTLKIRLHSQPWHMFSGVLVRCILAASTLPGGKDTAKRVMAAIAAHREEFEFDHHASGPNMDATPNQIIARLEGYSGVKLAEAFAQPQLEHAIKWHCKYSRQNSIHVSPTFMVDGVVHDAIGSRDKPAEWIAKANI; encoded by the coding sequence ATGGAAACTGCTGTCTGGAATGCCGATCCCCTGATCTGGGGCCACGGCCCGCGTACGTTCGAAGTGTTTCTGGAGCCGACGTGCCCGTTTTCGATAAGGGCGTTGAACAAGCTCGATGACTTTCTCGCCGAAGCGGGTGAGGACCGGGTAACCCTTAAAATCCGCCTGCATTCGCAGCCCTGGCATATGTTTTCCGGGGTGCTGGTGCGTTGCATCCTGGCCGCCTCGACCTTGCCTGGCGGCAAGGACACGGCCAAAAGGGTGATGGCGGCAATTGCTGCGCACCGTGAGGAGTTCGAGTTCGATCACCATGCCAGCGGCCCGAACATGGACGCCACGCCTAATCAGATCATTGCCCGGCTCGAAGGCTATAGCGGTGTGAAGCTGGCCGAGGCGTTCGCTCAGCCGCAACTGGAACATGCCATCAAATGGCACTGCAAATACTCCCGCCAGAACAGCATTCACGTATCGCCGACTTTCATGGTCGATGGGGTGGTGCACGATGCGATTGGTAGCAGAGACAAGCCGGCCGAGTGGATCGCCAAGGCGAATATCTGA
- a CDS encoding SDR family NAD(P)-dependent oxidoreductase, translating to MDLQLTGKRVLVSGGTRGIGRAIVESFLAEGAQVSFCARNKDEVRAAEAALGRDCCGFALDITRPAQVADWVASSAQRLGGIDIVVPNVSALAAGSEAEVWRKAFDTDLLGTVSLVSAALPWLRTSRAGAVVLISSVSGREVDQFAEPYGVLKAALTHYGKTLSARHAGEGIRVNTVSPGNVYFSDGVWGTIEREQPETFAQCLAANPFGRMGRPEEVARAAVFLASPAASFITGTTLLVDGGLSRGVQF from the coding sequence ATGGATCTTCAACTCACAGGCAAGCGGGTATTGGTCAGCGGCGGCACCCGTGGTATCGGCCGGGCGATCGTGGAAAGCTTTCTGGCTGAAGGCGCACAGGTTTCGTTCTGTGCCAGGAACAAAGACGAGGTGCGGGCCGCCGAAGCTGCGCTTGGGCGGGATTGTTGTGGCTTCGCGCTGGATATCACCAGGCCCGCGCAGGTGGCCGACTGGGTCGCCAGCAGCGCCCAACGGCTGGGGGGTATCGATATCGTGGTGCCCAACGTCAGCGCATTGGCGGCTGGCAGCGAGGCTGAGGTGTGGCGCAAGGCATTCGACACCGACCTGCTGGGTACGGTCAGCCTGGTTAGCGCCGCGCTGCCCTGGTTGAGGACGTCTCGGGCGGGCGCGGTGGTGCTGATTTCCAGCGTTTCAGGACGCGAAGTCGATCAGTTCGCTGAGCCTTACGGGGTGCTCAAGGCGGCGTTGACGCATTACGGCAAGACCTTGTCGGCGCGGCATGCCGGGGAGGGCATCCGGGTCAACACCGTTTCGCCGGGCAATGTGTATTTTTCGGACGGTGTCTGGGGCACCATTGAGCGCGAGCAGCCAGAGACCTTCGCCCAATGCCTGGCGGCCAACCCGTTTGGGCGCATGGGCCGGCCGGAGGAGGTGGCACGGGCTGCCGTGTTTCTCGCCAGTCCTGCCGCCAGTTTCATTACCGGCACCACCTTGCTGGTCGATGGTGGCCTGAGCCGTGGCGTGCAGTTCTGA
- a CDS encoding IclR family transcriptional regulator: MPKNTPEDSRPNPRNRAIQSLERGMSLLEQLKIKPQGARLQELCAATGLSCSTGHGLLDTLVELGYVNRCGTHYSLGLRMGALAESGTAPASRLRELFNPALRAFNELCEENCVLAVPGGTRNYLALAALDRHGRPLEWSADARRDRLTTSAVGKVFLANDPALLRRIRRKQALGPVLEQELAQIGKSGFALDLQNSEQGLHCMAIPLRLNGRLVGALGTGAPAGRLQSAVMSRLARRAMRDLLHLARA; encoded by the coding sequence ATGCCGAAAAATACGCCAGAGGACAGCAGGCCGAACCCGCGAAATCGCGCTATCCAGTCGCTGGAGCGCGGCATGAGCCTGCTCGAACAGCTCAAGATCAAGCCTCAGGGTGCGCGTCTGCAGGAGCTGTGCGCCGCCACCGGGCTGTCCTGCAGCACCGGCCACGGGCTACTCGACACACTGGTCGAGCTGGGCTACGTGAACCGCTGCGGCACGCACTACAGTCTGGGCCTGCGTATGGGGGCACTGGCCGAGTCCGGCACCGCGCCTGCCAGCCGCCTGCGCGAACTGTTCAATCCTGCGCTGCGTGCCTTTAACGAACTGTGCGAAGAAAATTGTGTTTTGGCCGTACCTGGCGGCACCCGCAACTACCTGGCGCTGGCGGCCCTGGACCGTCACGGCAGGCCACTGGAGTGGAGCGCCGATGCACGCCGCGACAGGCTGACCACCTCCGCAGTGGGCAAGGTATTTCTCGCCAACGACCCGGCGTTGCTGCGCAGAATAAGACGCAAGCAGGCACTGGGCCCGGTACTGGAGCAGGAACTGGCGCAGATTGGCAAAAGCGGGTTTGCGCTGGACCTGCAAAACTCCGAACAGGGCCTGCATTGCATGGCAATCCCGCTGCGCCTGAACGGCAGACTGGTCGGCGCGCTGGGCACCGGCGCACCGGCCGGACGCTTGCAATCGGCGGTGATGAGCCGCCTGGCCCGGCGGGCGATGCGCGATCTGCTGCATTTGGCCAGAGCCTGA
- a CDS encoding methyl-accepting chemotaxis protein — MQEMSSTAEDVARNAQVAAQAALAANQEAESGERVVLRSTEAIKRLAGEMEDAGQAVLELAQFSDNIESILGVITSIAEQTNLLALNAAIEAARAGESGRGFAVVADEVRTLASRTQQSTQEIRQMIDQLQAGVRQAESRMQKSRDSASKTAEEAGAANEMLARIRQAIVHINDMNTQIATAAEEQSATTEEINRNTTNIRDISHEVAAGAEEQVRQCALMVEQVGEQGRLLGRFNV; from the coding sequence ATGCAGGAAATGTCGTCGACTGCCGAGGACGTCGCGCGCAATGCCCAGGTGGCGGCCCAGGCGGCGCTGGCGGCCAACCAGGAGGCCGAAAGCGGCGAGCGGGTGGTGTTGCGCTCGACAGAGGCGATCAAGCGGCTGGCAGGTGAAATGGAAGACGCAGGGCAGGCGGTTCTGGAGCTGGCGCAGTTCAGCGATAACATTGAGTCGATTCTGGGGGTGATCACCAGCATTGCCGAGCAGACCAACCTGCTGGCGTTGAACGCTGCCATCGAGGCGGCGCGGGCCGGTGAGTCAGGGCGCGGGTTTGCCGTGGTGGCCGATGAGGTGCGTACCCTGGCTTCGCGCACTCAGCAGTCGACCCAGGAAATCCGCCAGATGATCGATCAGTTGCAGGCCGGCGTGCGTCAGGCCGAGTCGCGTATGCAAAAAAGCCGCGACAGCGCCAGCAAGACCGCCGAGGAAGCAGGCGCAGCCAACGAGATGCTGGCGCGTATTCGCCAGGCCATCGTGCACATCAACGACATGAACACCCAGATCGCCACCGCAGCCGAAGAGCAGAGCGCGACCACTGAGGAGATCAATCGCAACACCACCAATATCCGCGATATCAGCCACGAAGTGGCTGCCGGTGCCGAGGAGCAGGTGCGTCAATGTGCGCTGATGGTTGAGCAGGTGGGCGAGCAGGGTCGCTTGCTGGGGCGCTTCAACGTCTGA
- the greB gene encoding transcription elongation factor GreB, producing the protein MATNIITREGHDKLKAELDHLWRVYRPEITQKVSWAASLGDRSENADYQYNKKLLREIDRRVRYLRKRLEDVKVVDYSPQQEGKVFFGAWVEVENDDGQTMKFRIVGHDEIYGRSDYISIDSPMARALLKKEQDDEVVVQIPDGQATWYINSIAYRLADQGN; encoded by the coding sequence TTGGCGACCAACATCATCACCCGCGAAGGCCACGACAAGCTCAAGGCCGAACTCGATCACCTGTGGCGGGTTTATCGCCCGGAAATCACCCAGAAAGTCTCCTGGGCGGCGTCACTGGGCGACCGCAGCGAAAACGCCGACTACCAGTACAACAAGAAATTGTTGCGCGAAATCGATCGCCGCGTGCGCTATCTGCGCAAACGTCTGGAAGATGTAAAAGTCGTGGATTACTCGCCGCAGCAGGAGGGCAAAGTGTTCTTCGGCGCCTGGGTCGAAGTCGAAAACGATGACGGGCAGACCATGAAGTTTCGCATTGTCGGCCACGACGAGATCTACGGCCGCAGCGACTACATCTCCATCGACTCGCCCATGGCACGGGCGCTGCTCAAGAAAGAGCAAGACGACGAGGTGGTGGTGCAGATCCCCGATGGCCAGGCGACCTGGTACATCAACAGCATTGCTTATCGGCTGGCGGATCAAGGCAACTGA
- a CDS encoding DoxX family protein: MKNLINTVLSTRAGLGITVIRIIVGIIFIAHGSQKLFGAFGGYGLEGTGQWMESIGLTPGYLMALLSGSAEFFGGVAFVIGLLARPAAAVLIFLLGVAIISVHLANGLFMANNGYEFALALLGGAVAVLIEGAGKLSVDRAIAARV; encoded by the coding sequence ATGAAAAACCTGATCAACACTGTTCTGTCTACCCGTGCTGGCCTGGGCATCACGGTCATCCGCATCATCGTCGGTATTATCTTCATCGCCCACGGCAGCCAGAAGCTGTTTGGCGCCTTCGGTGGCTACGGTCTGGAAGGCACCGGCCAGTGGATGGAAAGCATTGGCCTGACACCTGGCTACCTGATGGCGCTGTTGTCTGGCAGTGCCGAATTCTTCGGCGGTGTGGCCTTCGTCATCGGTCTGCTGGCCCGTCCGGCCGCCGCGGTGCTGATCTTCCTGCTGGGTGTGGCGATCATCAGTGTGCATTTGGCCAACGGCCTGTTCATGGCCAACAACGGCTACGAATTTGCCCTGGCGCTGCTGGGCGGCGCGGTGGCTGTGCTGATCGAAGGGGCAGGCAAGCTGTCGGTTGACCGGGCGATTGCCGCGCGAGTCTGA
- a CDS encoding transglycosylase SLT domain-containing protein — MIRAALLSIVCLALTAPLSAEPRKVAHNGPQAVQKRAQVRDLPAIRSSKVLRVLVNQSRNSSGDIKGQEVGVEYERLQAFEKHLNGQRGGKVTFKIIPKAKSQLLAALLRGEGDLIAPGELLETAGKGVSASRPIVADVALVVVTGRGQRSFKHIEQLSGRTLSLPAGSVADAAVHDLNLRLAQRKLAPVHIEWVDPSLSVEDVLEMVQAGIYPLTLVEQPIAERWARVMPKLRVERNLKLESHGNIGWFVREDAPLLQASINGFLATYKAPANQDLVFEKAFKKMYRVNNPLARSNLQRLHELRPILQRHGDAHGIDWLDLAALAFKESKLDTTAKGSGGATGLLQITPSAARRVGVNNIHTADGNVQAAARYMALIQRKFFASPQINERERMAFVLAAYNLGPERVQSMRQEARKRGLNPNQWFFQTERIAMEQKGAGVVTFVNSVNKYYLAFDRQRDALERGPGARKYVTRN; from the coding sequence ATGATCCGAGCCGCGCTATTGTCCATCGTTTGCCTGGCGCTTACTGCGCCGTTATCGGCTGAGCCGCGCAAGGTCGCCCACAACGGTCCCCAGGCGGTGCAAAAACGGGCCCAGGTTCGCGACCTGCCGGCCATTCGCAGCAGCAAGGTGTTGCGCGTACTGGTCAACCAGAGCCGCAACAGCTCTGGAGATATCAAGGGGCAGGAAGTCGGCGTCGAGTACGAACGTTTGCAAGCCTTTGAAAAGCACCTCAATGGTCAGCGTGGCGGCAAGGTCACGTTCAAAATCATTCCAAAGGCCAAGAGTCAGTTGCTGGCCGCGTTGCTGCGCGGCGAAGGTGACCTTATTGCGCCGGGTGAGCTGCTTGAAACTGCTGGCAAAGGCGTGAGCGCCAGCCGGCCGATCGTTGCCGACGTAGCGCTGGTGGTGGTCACTGGCCGTGGCCAGCGCAGTTTCAAGCACATCGAGCAGTTATCCGGGCGTACCCTGAGCCTGCCGGCCGGCAGTGTGGCCGATGCGGCGGTGCATGACCTCAACCTGCGCCTGGCGCAGCGCAAGCTGGCCCCGGTGCACATCGAGTGGGTCGACCCCAGCCTGTCGGTAGAGGATGTGCTGGAGATGGTCCAGGCCGGGATTTATCCGCTGACCCTGGTCGAACAGCCGATTGCCGAGCGCTGGGCGCGGGTCATGCCCAAGCTGCGCGTCGAGCGCAACCTCAAGCTTGAAAGCCACGGCAATATCGGCTGGTTCGTCCGTGAAGACGCGCCGCTGTTGCAGGCCAGCATCAATGGTTTTCTGGCCACTTACAAAGCGCCGGCCAACCAGGATCTGGTCTTCGAAAAAGCCTTCAAAAAAATGTACCGGGTCAATAACCCATTGGCGCGCAGCAACCTGCAACGCCTGCACGAACTGCGGCCGATCCTGCAACGCCATGGCGATGCTCACGGCATTGACTGGCTGGACCTGGCCGCGCTGGCGTTCAAGGAGTCAAAGCTCGATACCACGGCCAAAGGCAGCGGCGGCGCTACCGGGCTGTTGCAGATCACCCCGTCGGCTGCACGGCGGGTCGGGGTCAATAACATTCACACCGCCGATGGCAACGTGCAGGCGGCAGCGCGCTATATGGCGCTGATTCAGCGCAAATTCTTTGCCAGCCCGCAAATCAACGAGCGCGAGCGCATGGCGTTTGTGCTTGCCGCCTACAACCTGGGGCCGGAGCGGGTCCAGAGCATGCGCCAGGAAGCGCGCAAACGCGGCCTGAACCCCAACCAGTGGTTCTTCCAGACCGAACGCATCGCCATGGAACAGAAGGGCGCAGGCGTGGTGACGTTCGTCAATAGCGTCAACAAGTACTACCTGGCTTTTGACCGGCAACGCGACGCGCTGGAGCGTGGGCCGGGTGCAAGAAAGTACGTCACGCGCAATTGA
- a CDS encoding TatD family hydrolase — MQLIDIGVNLTNASFTSDRQAVLQRAFDAGVTQLVLTGTDLACSEQSLQLCHELDESGQQLFCTAGFHPHHASDWGHESERQLSALLREPRVRAVGECGLDFNRDFSPRPQQERVLHAQLALAAQLQRPVFLHERDASERLLAILRDYRDHLPAAVVHCFTGDKQALYRYLDMDLHIGITGWICDERRGTHLHPLMRDIARGRLMLESDAPWLLPRTLRPKPKNGRNEPAFLPEVLREVALHRGESTDDLARHTSECARSFFGLPVLAGDETSDFVDTNQRPRG, encoded by the coding sequence ATGCAATTGATCGACATCGGCGTCAACTTGACTAACGCCAGCTTCACGTCCGACCGACAGGCGGTATTGCAACGCGCGTTCGACGCCGGCGTCACCCAACTGGTGCTCACCGGCACCGATCTGGCGTGCAGCGAACAGAGCCTTCAGCTCTGCCACGAACTGGATGAAAGCGGCCAGCAACTGTTCTGCACCGCCGGTTTTCACCCCCATCATGCCAGCGACTGGGGCCATGAAAGCGAGCGGCAACTGAGCGCCCTGCTGCGCGAGCCACGGGTGCGCGCCGTCGGTGAATGCGGCCTGGACTTCAACCGCGACTTTTCACCCAGGCCGCAGCAAGAGCGGGTGCTGCATGCACAACTGGCTCTGGCTGCGCAGTTGCAACGCCCGGTTTTTCTCCACGAGCGCGACGCCAGTGAACGGTTGCTGGCTATTTTGCGCGACTACCGCGATCACCTGCCGGCCGCCGTGGTGCATTGCTTCACCGGTGACAAGCAGGCGTTGTATCGCTACCTGGACATGGACCTGCACATCGGCATCACCGGCTGGATCTGCGACGAGCGTCGTGGCACCCACCTGCACCCGTTGATGCGTGACATTGCTCGCGGCCGCTTGATGCTCGAAAGCGACGCACCATGGTTGCTGCCGCGTACATTGCGGCCCAAGCCGAAAAATGGCCGCAACGAGCCGGCCTTTCTGCCCGAAGTGCTGCGCGAAGTGGCACTGCACCGTGGCGAAAGCACCGACGACCTGGCCAGGCATACCAGCGAGTGCGCACGCAGCTTCTTTGGTCTGCCAGTGCTAGCGGGAGATGAAACCTCGGATTTTGTTGACACAAATCAACGGCCCCGGGGATGA